From the genome of Nicotiana tabacum cultivar K326 chromosome 17, ASM71507v2, whole genome shotgun sequence:
GTCAAATTgactaaaaatatttattatataaatttagatatattttttaagtttttcaaaattaaatttatatatttagaaattatataaaaaaaacactataagatacaataataataatttaaatatttaaaatttatttgcaAACGTTCATTTCTTTTTGAAACTGAGAAAGTAGTatgcaattttttcttttttgggtatTTTCCTATAAAAAACGCGTATGATTTACACTGCTTTACCAAGCCCCAAAGTAATATCTTTTGCTAATTTTGAACATCTTTTGCTTAACATCTTGAAGGAGTTACAATTATGAGTCAAAAACCTCAAATGACAAGTGACTTAagattaggggtcgtttggtagagtATATAAGAATAATGACAAATAtgatgtattagtaatgctggtattagttatgctaaCATATGTTTTATCCAttatttggtttgatgtattaaaatattgcacaatttctaaaagaattatttGTTGATAAAAATATCCTCATAACCCCTCTATCACtttatctttttaaaagaaacatatgttgatgaatgtttttatatgaaaaaagttttaaaaaattatttgatttgtctacctatattgtaataGAGaacttaatatttatttataaaaaagaaaatatgctaagtatttatttatttatttatttaccagggatataattttatttctcactttcttggattatttcaaacttgcattaatataataatatattttaatcaagcatgaattttgaaggataattttgtcttaattaagttaatgcatgcattaaaacccaATGCATTATTAATAAATAATTTCTTATGCATTACTTATGCATATGATAATACCAAATAaggtgtataactaatgcttgcataactaatgcataagtTCAAAAAATGTATCAAACAAAGTATTACTAATGCACAAAGTTAAtgcatttattattttaactaatgcatcctaccaaactaggtggggagttcttgaagGGAGGGAaccgatggtctatcggaaacaacctctctaccccagggtagaggtaaggtctacgtacacactaccctcctcagaccccactattgggattatactgggttgttgttgttgcatcctACCAAACTACCCCTAAATCTCAAGGACAATTAAGACAAGTGAATTACaaagtttttttcaaaaaaaatatacggcaaagggccaaatatacccttgtattttcgaaaatggtctaagaatacccctcgttatactattgggctatatatacccttcccgactttccgtcatactttggaataaatatacccttattttggatggagtgccacgtgtCAGCACCAGATGAAAACGACACATTTTTTTTTACCCGATCAGTTTTAAAAAACTCACCATCCGACtcgttttaaaatttaatttttttaaagcatatattttgtaaaaaatattttttttttgtaaaaactggaaaaaaaaagaaattacaaaatatatatttttaagtcttttaagtttttttaaagtattgtttttgtaaaaactgaaaaaaaattatttttttaaaatgctttaaaaactgaaaaatatatattctgtaaacactgaaaaaaaaagaatttgtaaaatatatatttttaagtcttttcagtttttttaaagtattttttttgtaaaatgaaaaaaatacatatgcattagttttaaaaaaatgaaaatattttgcaaaatctttttttttcaatttttacaaaaaaatactttaaaaaactgaaaaatatatattttgcaaattcgtttttttcagttttttccagtttttacagaatatatatttttcagtttttaaagcatttttaaaaaaaatattttttttcagtttttacaaaaaaaatactttaaaaaaactgaaaagacttaaaaatatatattttgcaaattccttattttttttccagtttttacaaaaacaaaatttctgtttttataaaatatatgcttaaaaaaaactgaattttaaaacggatcgggtaaaaaaaaagaaatgagtcgttttcatctggtgctgacacgtggcactccatccaaaataagggtatatttatTCCAAAGTATGACGCGAAAGGTATATATagaccaatagtataacgagggtattcttagatcattttcaaaaatacaaaagtatATTGGACCCTTTTTGACGAAAAATATATTGGATATGAACAAAGCATCAATAGCTGACAAAGAGGGGAAAACACAGAAGTGAGCTCATTAGATTCAATCTCAAAAGTAGTAGTCAAATTATACATAGGCACTAATCATTAAccttaaatttaaaaattaaagatgATAGGGAAAAGCGCCAACTATGTGACCAAGTGCAACTaaagtttttttgttttgtttggaaAAGCAATTATACCATTTGCATGGAAAGTGGTAATCTATAGGAGTAGCTTTTTATTTAGCTTTGCTTCCAAAGGATCAAATTTGAATATATATTATTCTCTCCGGTCTACTTTAActgattttttggttatttttttgtGGTctataatttttgattttttcagatataagaaaaaattaacttcttcttttcgAAGTTATTCTTGGAGTAAATAGCCTATGagtaatttattatatttacaatgaacaaattaaggttaatatacAAAAAAATCATTTAGAGTGGAGCAAAGAACTAGTACTCCACTAACCAAAAGTATTGTCATTAGGTTTTGAACTTCGTTGACTAATTTGTCAAAAACCATGTGGTTAGATTAAATAGATTTGAAACACTAAAATAGCTAGTACACCCTTCTTCTCAATTTGCCTGcattcatttatttttttgtCCAACAGACTAGCATTTTTCATATTTACAAATTATCTCGGATTTAAATTTCAATTTCAGCATGAAATGACttgcttttttaaaaataaaaaataaaaaatggcatCTTCTATGGTTCATTCCGCGCAAAAAATACATTGTTTGATACAAAGGTAATTTTGAATTTATACATTTTTAACTTATGTGACAAAAGATCCTGTAAATTCCTAAATTTTATTGTGTTTAGTCAAACAAAATTATGCGATTAGAAAGAAGGGAGGAGTCTACTTTTGGAAATCGTTTTCATTTGtctgttttgaaaaatgaaattgaatctAAACCAACCACGTTAGATTTAATATTTAGAAATGTTCCCAGAAAATTATAAAACCAAACACATCAGAGTAGAAGACATCTAAACCAACAACCctctaaaaaaaaattactagTAATAGTAACAATTCTCCGACTCTACTTTTCATTTTTAAGTGTGAAATTCGTGGTAGGTTAATTAATACAAATTTTCAATGCTTATACGAGAAGTGGTGGGATAGATGATTCTCAACTCCCGTATGgccataatattttttaaaaacttattttcaaagaaaattttaaaatattgtttGGTTAGAAAAAGTGATCAATTTTTGAACGAGatgaatttttcaagtttcaaaAAGTAGTTTAGATTAGATTTTTTAAGTTTTCTACTTACAAAATTTCAACTTCTTTTCAAGTAAAATTTATATCCAAACTCCAAACGTAATTtcaaccaaatattttttttttttttaaagtttcaaCTAAATTTATATTACGCTagcttaattattttttttttaatgaatttaGAATTGGAGGAATTTCTGATAGATAACATTTTTTCTTGTGGCAGGAATTTGAATTAGTCAAGTTGGAATACGATGATTAAACAAAACCCTCCAACCATAATATAATACTGATTCCTTGTAGTAATATATTAGTATTTCAACAGCTAAGGCCAAACAAACCTTCTTTCTGCTAGCTATTTAAAACTGTCACACAGAGTAAACTATATTAAAGACTGTACTGGAGTGAGGAAGAGTTGAAAATAGTATTCGatccgttttaatttatatgaatctatttttttttagttcgtatttaaaaaaataaccatttttctatttaaaaataatttaaaatattctttatttttttaaactccgTAGTCAAAtgaattcacataaattgaaacggatggaccAGTAATAAGAGCCATTTTCAGAAAGAACCGAACCGGACGGACGGTCACCACTCACCATTAATGGCAGAGACCTCAGGAAACCCGCGATAGACCACTCACTCATTTTCTGAATTGAATGCATGTTGCAATTAGAGCCTTCTTCTGTCGGGTACTCTTATTCCAACTACTTCTCCATTGTAtaaccttttttcttcttttaattccaCCTTTTTAGCCGTACAAATACCCATTTACATTAGTTTTTCATTATAGAGCTCTCTCTTGACTTGACCCCAGAATggttttattattctttttgttttctactATCTTTTTCTCTTCTCCCAATATATCTCTGccaggaaaaagaaaaacattcctTTGATGTTCAGTTTagcttgttttttttcttttcttaatgggtatttttcaagatttgcaTTTCTAGGCTCCATTTGAAGAAGACTGTTAAATGGGGTGGTTAAAGGTATTTGTCACAGTTTTATTCATGTGGGGTTTCTTGTTCCAAAACACTCATCAGTTAAGGTCCTATGAAAATGAAATTCTCCTTCAGTTAAGAAAGCACTTAGAATATCCAGTGCAGCTAGATGTTTTGGAGAATTACAATGATGAATTTTGCAATTTGGGTTCAACGCTGAATATGAGCATTATTTGCCAGGATAACTCTGTTACTGAGCTCAAAATCAAGGGTAATAAGCTAGTTAAAGTCAACGAATTTCATGGAGTTGCAGTTCCAAACAATACCTTATCTGAACATTTCTCCATTGAATCTTTTGTTACCACTTTGACAAGGTTGAGTAGTTTAAAGGTTTTAACTTTGGTTTCATTAGGCATTTGGGGACCCTTACCTGCTAAAATTCATCGGTTATCGTCCCTTGAAGTTTTGGATATGAGTTCAAATTTTCTTTATGGTTCAATTCCATTTGAGATGTCTACATTGGTGAAGCTTCATACTTTGACATTAGATGGAAATTTTTTCGATGATACGCTCCCTGATTGGTTGGATTTGTTGCCAAATATCACTattttaagcatgaaaaataacAGGCTGAAGGGTCAAATACCTACTTCAATTACTAAAATTACAAGCCTTGCTGATATTGTTCTGTCTCACAATGCACTTTCTGGTGAATTACCTGATTTAAGTGCTTTGTCTAATTTGCATTTGTTGGATTTAAGAGAAAATCATTTGGATTCTCAACTGCCACCCTTGCCACATGGATTGACAACTATTCTGCTTAGCAATAATGCTTTCTCAGGTGAGATTCCGGAAGAATTTTGCAAATTGAATCAACTTCAACACTTGGATTTGTCGAATAATGCTCTTACTGGAATGCCTCCAGCTGATTTGTTCTCTTTGCCAAGTATTAGTTACATGAATTTAGCATTTAATGTTCTGAGCGGTTCGCTTCCTGAAAATCTCAATTGTGGGGGTGAACTtggttttgttgatatttctgaTAATAGACTGGTTGGTGTGGTTCCTTCTTGCTTGAACGCCAGTTCAGATAAGCGAATTGTTAAGGTTAGTGGAAATTGCTtgtctgttgatacccaatatcAGCATTCAGAGTCGTATTGCAAAGAAGCAAATTTGGCAAAGAAACACAACACAGGAAAAGAGATAGCGATATTGGTAAGTGTTGTTGGGGGAACTGTGATTTTTGTGGTGTTTTTGGCAGCTGTGTTTCTCATCTTCTGTAGAAGACAGCATGCACGTCGCAATGTGGATCAGCACGTGTTTCCCAAAGTTGTGCATGCTAATGCGCAACCTAATATATCTGCTGAGCTCCTGGCAAATGCTAGTAAGTTGTAGTTTGACTTCATTTTAAACTTCAACTCTAAAAAGGCAgattttcttttaacttatttTACCTCAGGAATCATTTCTCAAGCGGCAGCACTAGGATCACAGGGTGCCCCATCTTATCGGGTGTTCTCCATGGAAGAGTTGGAAGAAGTGACAGAAAACTTTAATAAATCAGCATTACTCGGTGAAGGCTCCATCGGAAAAGTACTTCTCTGTAACTATTTATGCTTCCTAACTAATTGTGGGGAGAGGGCATAGGATATTGTTTCCTTGCATGTATCCTTTCAATAGTCATAGTATGTTTTTccggaaaaaaatatatttttgctaAAATAAGTTCTCATCCATATGATGCTTACTAACTCGTATCAGACACTGAAATGGATGCACAAGTCACCAAGATAAGCAGTGGATTAAacagttttttttctttcttccatttatGATGATTATCTATGTGCATAAATGTAGTACTTCTTTATATATGCATCTTGACTCTGCAACTAAGTACTCCCCATATAATGGTGGTCAAGTAAAGAGTAATGCACATTTTGATTTGACACCCACTGAACTTAATGTCAGTTAATATTAATGAGAATGCCCTTGCATCGCTTTCGTAAAGTGCATGTGCAGTTAGTCGATGCTTCTTCAAGCCCTTTTTTTTGTTGTCCCAAGCCATTTCTTTTTGGGTCTTAAAGGTGGACAATTTTGCTTAGTTAATACCATTAACATTTCTCTCCATCTCAGATTTACAAGGGAAAATTAGAGAATGGAACTCATGTTGCTGTAAGGGAATTGAATGTTTATAGAAGATGCACTAGTTGGAACCTCAAACTTCGAATGGATTTGCTATCAAAGTTTCGCCACCCACATTTAGTTGGCCTTCTGGGTCACTGCATTGATGGTGGAGCGCAAGATGACTCAACTGTCCACAGACTTTTTCTGGTTTATGAATTTATTCCTTGTGGAAATTTGCGTGCTCGTCTTTCAGGTCAGTGGTATAAATGTTTTAGTACGAACATTTGCATAGACATATACAGATATACTTGATTGAATATCAAAAGGTACAGGCATATTGCTGGTAGTTTTTGTTGGAGGAGAAACACGTGAATTCATTGCTTTCTTTTGTAGTTTTTTGCCAGTGAGAATAAATGCAGCGTTATTGGTATTTTATAAACATGCGGCACCAAAAGTTTTCTCACCAGAAATCATCAAGTACCATAAGTAGAGGGGTCAAACAAAGAGAACTGCGAGTCTGGTGATTCTGTTTTGTGCATGAGTTCATCTTGGAGCGCTCATGTTTGATAATTCAGAAAGTTTGTTCATGAATCATGCTTCTGCTGTCCAACGTAACTAGCAAATGAGAAGGAGTACTTTTAGATAAGTAGTCAATAGCAAGGAGAAAGTAACTTGATGAAGTACTTGTTGAAATCCAATATATGAAAATTAACACAACTGTTGCAGTTATTGATATTCATGTTCGTGTCACTTTACATTTACTTCATCTAAGAGTGATTAATGATTGTTGATTTGACTCTTTAAGCCAAATACTAGCTGTTCAAGACTCACTGCCTCAAAACACCTTTTAGTAGGAGGAGGCACATTATGCTAGTCgagtaaaaagtatttttgattttcaggatcgTCTGGATAGTTTCTTTCCCTCTGTTTATCCGAGCTTTAGATCTGAAACTTTACAACGAAGTGAAACGCATTTACTGTAGTTGAAGAAGCAATCTGTGTTAGCATTTCATTTATCTATAGAGATATAAGCAATCTATGTTAGCATTTCATTAATTTATGGAGATATACATGTATTATTTACCTGTTCAAAGAATTATAGATATATATATGATCATATGTTCTTTGCATGGTCTGTTGGCTGACACTTGCACTGCAAAATGCTTTGatacctattttttttatttttttttatttttgttgttattcaTTTTTATCTATCCTGATATGTCCAATGAACTATAGGGAATACATGTTGAGCTTGTGTAAATCATCATGTTTACTTGCAGAAACTACTCCAGGAAAGGTCCTCAAGTGGTCAGACAGGTTGGCAATTCTGATTGGTGTTGCCAAGTCTGTTCACTTTCTCCACACGGGCGTAATTCCTCCTTCATATGGAAATAGCTTGAAGACAAACAATATACTGCTTGACGAGCATCAGATTGCAAAACTTAGTGATTATGGAATGTCAATCCTTATGGAAGAAAGTGAAAAAGTTGAGGTATGTTAAAATGATATTCAGATGATCAAGGTTATATGTTTTATGGCGACAGTGTAATATCTGATACTGATAATTTCCTTTTTCAGGCAAAAGGAGATGGCTACAACTCCTGGTATGCAACTCTTTCCTCAAATAGAATTGCAGAGTAGTCTGTTTGCTACTTGTATTCCTAGTACAACTGTGATATATATTTTCCTTTATTGCCTCTTCTGATTATGGCATCCCTTAGAGGATAGATGGAGATGCTTCTCAATGACAGTTCAATCATGTCGAGCAGAGGCATCTATTCTCAACTATAGCTGTTGGTAAGATTCAATTTTGCTGCATTTTTTTCTTATGCAGGCACATGACAAAGAAAGAAGATGATGTGTATAACTTTGGTTTCATATTACTGGAGTCGCTGGTGGGTCCTATAGTTAGTGGAAAAGGAGAAACATTTTTGCTTAATGAAATGGTACGTGACTGCTAATTTTGATATGCAACTCCTTTCTCATTGATAGTAGCATATATTGTGAATCACAAACTTTCTTTCCATCTCTTGCAATATGGAGTAATTTACAAACGTAGTTCCTGTTCAAGACTCGGGTTGCTGTGAATTTAAAATAACAGATCCCGAAATTCACTTAACACTCGTAATTCACTCTGTAGCTGACACAAGATTATGTTTGCGAAAAGATTTAAATTTTCACTGGTTCCAGCATGTCAAAAGTTTGTAGTTTTATTGAGTATGTGACACCTACTTTGAGTTGGAAGGTAAGCAGTCAGAATGTTCATTTTGGATGACAGGCATCCTTTGGTAGCCAAGATGGTCGGCACAGAATTGTAGATCCAGCTGTGCTAATCACTAGCTCGCAAGAGTCTTTGTCAATTGTAATATCCATCACCAACAAATGCATAGCTCCTGAGTCACTGAGCCGCCCCTCGTTTGAGGATGTCCTCTGGAACCTGCAGTATGCAGCTCAAGTCCAGGCTACAGCCGATGCAGATCAAAAATCTGATGCAACTACATAGTCATGAGGTATTCAAGAAATTCAACCGCATCTCATTAGGAATATTTGCTCATGGCATGAGCCCCTCATGCTGCTGTCTCGAGTGGTAGTTGAGTTAGCTGACTTCACTATGGTTGTGGGAGCACAAAATGAATGCGACCCTCAGCTTCATTCATGTACAAGCTTCTTGTCCTCGTTaccttttctttgtataaaagtgtaAATTCGTCGATTCTTTGAATTTTAGAATTTAGAAGTAGGTGATGTTCCAAAACAGACCTAGCCTTCACATGAACTTGTATTACCTTCCTTCAGAATGGATAGAAAAGAAACAGATTTAGCTTAATGGCTATCCAACCTCAAAATTGCCCTTCATTCTTCTGCAGGGCGATACATTGCGATATATCGAAGTCCCAAATGGCAAAAGAGGAAAAATCACGGAAGCAAGATACTGTGATTGTACTACTCTAAGATTTCTGTTTCCTCTTATGTTATTTCATGCTTAATCtgtgtatttaactcataaactGTCGCTGTtatcaataaagaaaaaaaaggcagTACAAAGATCTTCATCTGTTCATCATGTTGATGAGAGTGGATTCTGAAATCATTAATCTGATACTGTATTTAAGAAAGTCATTACTGATCCAGTTGATTAATCTTCATCTTCCCTTATAATTAGTCACCAGAGCGACGAAGTCCCCTCCAATTTACAATCCTATCCTGCTTCTCCTCAATCCCTTCCCCTTCGAAAGACAAAAATTAAGTACTGTACTTTTCTCTAACTACCAAAAAGAATGGCACTATTATTACTTAAAGAGCTAAACATGTATTTTTAActatgaaattattattattatttttaactacTCCTATAAAAGATGGTAACTTATTTAAAGGATAGTTGCAATTTCCAATTACTAGGTGAATTTTAAAATTGAAGGATTGGTGGTTGAATTACATCAAATTATTCTGAGCTCCTCATTTTTGTCTTGTTTTTGGAGGGAGGGACTAGGGACTAGGGAGTAACAAATTCCACTTAGTTGGAAAGCC
Proteins encoded in this window:
- the LOC107767516 gene encoding putative inactive leucine-rich repeat receptor-like protein kinase At3g03770 yields the protein MGWLKVFVTVLFMWGFLFQNTHQLRSYENEILLQLRKHLEYPVQLDVLENYNDEFCNLGSTLNMSIICQDNSVTELKIKGNKLVKVNEFHGVAVPNNTLSEHFSIESFVTTLTRLSSLKVLTLVSLGIWGPLPAKIHRLSSLEVLDMSSNFLYGSIPFEMSTLVKLHTLTLDGNFFDDTLPDWLDLLPNITILSMKNNRLKGQIPTSITKITSLADIVLSHNALSGELPDLSALSNLHLLDLRENHLDSQLPPLPHGLTTILLSNNAFSGEIPEEFCKLNQLQHLDLSNNALTGMPPADLFSLPSISYMNLAFNVLSGSLPENLNCGGELGFVDISDNRLVGVVPSCLNASSDKRIVKVSGNCLSVDTQYQHSESYCKEANLAKKHNTGKEIAILVSVVGGTVIFVVFLAAVFLIFCRRQHARRNVDQHVFPKVVHANAQPNISAELLANARIISQAAALGSQGAPSYRVFSMEELEEVTENFNKSALLGEGSIGKIYKGKLENGTHVAVRELNVYRRCTSWNLKLRMDLLSKFRHPHLVGLLGHCIDGGAQDDSTVHRLFLVYEFIPCGNLRARLSETTPGKVLKWSDRLAILIGVAKSVHFLHTGVIPPSYGNSLKTNNILLDEHQIAKLSDYGMSILMEESEKVEAKGDGYNSWHMTKKEDDVYNFGFILLESLVGPIVSGKGETFLLNEMASFGSQDGRHRIVDPAVLITSSQESLSIVISITNKCIAPESLSRPSFEDVLWNLQYAAQVQATADADQKSDATT